From the genome of Candidatus Defluviilinea proxima:
TGGAACCATCGGGCTGGACACGGTTCACGCGCTCAATTTGAAAAGAGGGCAGAGATTCACCCCGCATGATGGACTTAAGCACATCCTCCATGCCGACGAATTCACCGAACGCGTCTTCCAAAAGGATGTTTGATCCCGTTAAATCGACCTCTGCCAACTCTGCCGGAAAATTCGGCGAAACATAGATAATACGCAAGTCCGCATCCACGTGCACATACGCAAGCTGATACAACTCGCTAGCTACCTGAGCAACGCGCGCTGTTAACTTCGATAAGTCGTTATTCTTTGGAAGCATTCGTCGTTACGCCCCAGCGTCAATTTTTTCTGCAAGCGAGAAGAAAACATCTTCTACGTATTCCCCTGTTTTGGCGCTGGTCATAAAATAAGTCCCATCCCCAAAGGTGGATGAAACCTTGCGCAGGCTTTCCTCAGAAATGGAACTCTGATCGGTCAGGTCTGTTTTGTTACACACAAAGACAAGGTGTATCCTCGGGTTGATAATACGTGCTTGCCGGGCATATTCAGCCACAATGGAAAGTGTTTCGCGGCGGGTGACATCACAAACGATCACGGCACCGGCAGTTCCCTGCATGTACGATGGATTTGTGAACGTGTCGAAACCAGTACTGCCGGCCAAATCCCAAACAAGCATGTTCATCGAACCATAAGGACGTGAAATGGTCTTACGCGATATCTTGACACCAATGGTGGTGAGATATTTTTCATCGAATCGGTTTTCTACAAAACGACGGATGAGACTGGTCTTACCCACACCAAAGTCGCCGAGTAAGCATATTTTCTTTTGAATGATTGTACTCATAATATCTTCTTTCCCATCTCACGGAACAAATGTAGGTGTGATGCGGTCCGACCCAACCGGCTCAACAAGCGTGATCCATTCAGCCGGTACCCAACCATGATGGAAACCATCACTCGCAAACCATTCCACTTCCATCCAAATTCCATATACTGACAATACAGTCACGGGTGTCCGTTTAAATAACACTTCAATGTGCGGAGATTCAAACTTTGGTGCGTTACGTACCCAGACATGTCCACCTGCAAACGCTGTGTAAGGAGTTGGTGTAAAGGTCGGAGTAAATGTGGGCGTAGGCGTAAATGTACTTGTCGGCGTGGATGTTGCCGTGGGTGTCTGTGTAGCTGTGTTTGTTGCAGTCGGCGTAAACGTCCGTGTTGCTGTCGCGGTCAGCGTGGCCGTCGGTGTGCCAGTGCTTGTAGGTGTTGGGCTGGGAAAGGCAATGGGATATAAAGCAACCGTAAATTGCAAATAAAAACATGCAAGAGCGATCAAAAGAATTCCAAACAAGACTCCAAAAAACACACCGATCTTTGCATTTCTGCTCATAGGTGGCTTCGGCCCTGTTCCGCCAGTTACATCTGCTACAAGCCGCGCAATCTTTGGCTGTAAA
Proteins encoded in this window:
- a CDS encoding GTP-binding protein, yielding MSTIIQKKICLLGDFGVGKTSLIRRFVENRFDEKYLTTIGVKISRKTISRPYGSMNMLVWDLAGSTGFDTFTNPSYMQGTAGAVIVCDVTRRETLSIVAEYARQARIINPRIHLVFVCNKTDLTDQSSISEESLRKVSSTFGDGTYFMTSAKTGEYVEDVFFSLAEKIDAGA